The DNA sequence CATCGTTGGCGCTGGCTCCGCAGGCTGTGTGCTTGCCAATCGATTGACGGCGTGCGGTAAACACAGTGTCCTTCTTCTGGAGGCTGGTGGCAGCGATAAGAACATTCTTGTGCAAATGCCAACCGCATTGTCCTACCCCATGGCGTCAAAAACCTACAACTGGGGATACGATTCCGAGCCCGAACCAGCAGTCAACAACAGGAAGATCACGAGCCCCCGTGGCAAAGGTCTTGGTGGCACCTCGACTATCAATGGCATGGTCTACGTCCGCGGCCATGCATGTGATTTCGACGAGTGGGAAGAACAGGGCGCTCCAGGGTGGCGATATGCCGACTGTCTTCCTTATTTCAAGCGCGCCGAGAGCTGGCAGGGTGGTGAAGATGTCTATCGCGGTGGCGAAGGCCCGCTTGGGGTAACCGGCGGCAATAATATGGCGGGGAACCCACTTTACCAGGCCTTTATCGATGCAGGCGTGGAGGCGGGCTACCCCCGCACCGACGACTATAATGGCTTGCGTCAGGAAGGCTTCGGCCCCATGCACATGACAGTGCGCGGTGGTGTGCGGGAGTCGACGTCGAGAGCCTATCTCCGGCCAGTGATGAAACGTCCAAATCTCACCGTCATGTCGAATGCACTTGTTGGTAATGTTCTCTTTGAGGGCAAGCGCGCTGTAGGTGTGGCAGCACGGCGCAACGGCAGAGATCTTACCTTGCGCGCCGGCAAGGAAGTGATCCTCTCAGCGGGGTCATTTGCTTCGCCAACGATATTGCAACGCTCAGGCATCGGACCCGCTGATGTACTGAAAAAGGCGGGTGTGACACCTGTTCACGCACTGTCGGGCGTTGGGCAGAACCTTCAAGACCACACAGAGGTTTACTTCCAATTTCATTGCAAATTGCCTGTGAGCTTGAACAGTAAGCTCAATCTCTTTTCAAAATTTCTGATTGGCGCGCGCTGGTTCTTCTTTAAAAACGGTCTGGGTGCGACCAACCATTTTGAATCCTGTGCGTTCATCCGTTCTGAAGCCGGACTGAAGTCGCCTGATATCCAATACCACTTCTTGCCAGCCGCAATGCGTTATGACGGCACGTCGTCAGTTGATGGGCATGGGTTCCAAGTCCATGTCGGGCCGAACAAGCCGAAGAGCCGGGGGCGCGTTGCCATTTCATCGTCTGATCCAGAGGCTGCGCCGAAGCTGCTATTCAACTATCTGCAGCACGAGGCGGATGTTGCAACCTGGCGCCGCTGTATCAGGTTGACGCGTGAAATCATCGATCAACCTGCAATGGACATCTACCGCGGTGCAGAAATCCAGCCAGGGCTCGACGTCTCATCTGACGATGAGATCGACACGTGGGTGCGTACCAATCTCGAGAGTGCCTACCACCCGTGTGGGACAGCGAAAATGGGACAACCGGAGGATCAAAGCGCTGTCGTGGATACCGAGTGTCGCGTGTTTGGGATTGATGGTTTGCGTGTGGTGGACGCCTCCGTTTTTCCGACCCTCCCTAACGGGAACATCAATGCCCCAACCATCATGGTTGCCGAGAAGGCCGCTGACATGATCCTTGAAAAGAAAAGCTTGCCGCCGAGTGATGCGCCCGTTTGGTTCTCAGAAGATTGGCAGACCAGGCAGCGCGAGCGGGCTCCACTGCGCTAGCAGCTTAGGAACCGCTGTTCCGGCGCCAGCCTTGGTCGACTGCCGGCCAATTCATCTTTTGCCGCAGGGTCATAAAGGCGCGGAAAGCAGCCGCTGTGCTCCGCCCCGAAATGTGCCAACATGCCTTTATCGAAATTCAAAAGAAAATGAAAACGGTGGAGGACGCTATGATTGATTTTGAAATTCCCGAAGATGCGAAGATTATTCGCGAGACGGTGCGCAAGTTTGTTCGCGACCATTGTATTCCGGCAGAAGAGGGGCTCACAGCAGAGACCTTCGATGAAAAGCTGGCAGCCCTGCGCGTGAAAGCGCGAGAAGAAGGTCTCTGGTGTCCGTTCATTCCGGAAGAACATGGCGGCATGGGGTTGAAGCCGCTCGCGAATGCCCTTGTACAGATGGAGCTGGGTGAGAGCATTCTGGGCGCGCTCTCCATGAACACGCAGGGGCCAGATGATGCGACTATGCTCACTCTTCTGACCCACGGGACGGACCATCAGAAGGAGAAATTTCTGAAGCCGCTCCTGAATGGCGAGAAGCGTATCTGTTACTCCATGACCGAAAAAGCTGCAGGCGCTGATGCCACCGGCATGCAGACAAGCGCGGTCGCCGATGGTGACAATTTCGTTCTGAACGGCGAGAAGTGGTTCAGTTCTTCGGCTGATGTTGCAGACATCGCTGTCGTGATGGCGAAGACCAACCCGGAAGCCCCGCGGCACCGCCAGTTCACCACCTTCATCGTGGAACTGCCAAACCCTGGTTACAATATCATCCGCAACATTCCGACCATGCATGGCGAGTCACCACTCATGGAAAAAGTCGGTGCCACACACTCCGAGATTGAAATCAAGGATCTGGTCGTTCCAAAGGAAAATGTCCTGGGCGGCCTTGGGGGTGGTTTTGAAATGGGGCAACACAGGCTGGCTTATGGCCGCCTACGCCACGGCATGCATAATGTCGCGCGCGCCCAACGTGCGCTCGACCTCGCTGCCAAACACGTAACGAGCAGGGACACGTTTGGCTCGCGCCTCGCGGACCGTCAGGGTGTACAATGGATGCTCGCAGAATGCGCAAGTGAGCTTTACATGGCGCGCCTCATGCTGCTCCACATTGCTTACAAGGCAGAAAAGGGCATGGATCTGAGGCAAGAAAATTCCATTGCCAAGGTCTTCCTCGCCCATATGGTGCACAAGGTAGTGGACACAGCGCTCCAGCTTCACGGCGCCCTGGGCTACAGCCACGACACGCCACTTGCTGCCTGGTACACAGCCATCCGCAGCCAGCGTCTGGTAGATGGGCCTGATGAGGTGCATAAATGGCGCGTGGGCAAGAATGTCATTCGGGCCTACGAGCAATTTGGAACCACCGCGTCCGCCGCCGGTGGCGACCTTCTGTAAGGGTAAGATGAGAGATGAGCGCACAAGAAAAGAGCCGGGATCTGCCTGGCTACAAGGTCGATTTGGTAGAAGACTGGGTCCGGGAGAATGTTTCCGGACTCACCCCACCTTTTGAGTGGGTTCAACTGCAAGGCGGGCACTCGAACCTGACCTACCGGCTGAAAGATGTTAATGGCCACGAAGCCGTTATTCGCCGACCACCGGAAGGGGAACTGCTCCCAAAGGCCCATGATATGGGTCGGGAATGGTCAGTGATCTCCGCCCTTGATCCCACTCCAGTGCCTGTTGCCTCACCGCTTGGGTTCTGCGAAGACAAAAGCGTAACCGGCGCGCTCTTCTATCTTATGTCCTGGGTGGATGGGCATTCGCTTCATGCCGCCCCTCACGCGGAAGAGCATTTGCCGGAAGCATCGAGAACCAAAGCTGCGCAATCATTGATTGATGTGCAGGTGGCGCTTCATTCCCTCGATCCTGAAGAAATTGGCTTGGGTGGTCTCGGCAAGCATGATGGCTACGTCGCGCGCCAATTGAAGGCCTGGTACCGGTCGTGGACCGCGTCAGCCGCCGACTCAAAACTGGAAGACCAGCGCGCTCACGACCTCGAAGCATTTCTGACAGCGAACATTCCAGACCAGGGCGCACCTCGTGTCGTTCATGGTGACTATGGCATGCACAACGTCTTGTTCGGGGCAGATCACACTGTGGCCGCGGTGATTGACTGGGAGATTTGTACGCTTGGCGATCCCATTGCTGATTTTGCCTACACGCTCAATCAGTTCACCGACCCGTCAGACCTTGAACCACCGCCGCCAGAAGCCGTCTCGGCGCTACCAGGGTTTCCGACACGCACTGAGCTTGCGGCGCGTTATGCTGAAAAATCAGGACGTGATCTCTCACTCCTCGACTATTACATCGCGTTTAATCACTGGAAGACGGCGTGCATCGTGCAAGGTGTGGTGGCGCGGTACCGGGCCGGTCAGAAATCAACAGAGGGGATTAATCTGGACCTTCTGGATGACCGTGTGCTGCGGTCTCTCGCTCGGGCGACAGAAGCCGTTGGGCGTTTGAAAGCGACCAGCTGAGGAAATAACAAAAAAAGTGGAGGCCAGAATGGCGGACCCAAAAGAATTCTATTCCGATGCTCAGAGAAAGCTCCAGGCGGAGCAGGATAGCACGAACCTCGCTGAAGCGATGGCGGCAACCATTGTCTTTGACGAATTGCAGGAAGATCACAGCGACTTCATCGCAAGTCGCGACTATTTCTTTCTCTCAAGTGTTAATGCAGATGGGGAGCCGACTGTTTCCTACAAAGGCGGGCCAGTCGGTCTCGTGCAGGTGTTGAGTCCCAAGAAACTTGCGTTCCCAAGCTTTGATGGCAACGGGATGTTCTATTCCATGGGGAACGTTGCCGAGGCGGGCAAGATCGGCATGCTGTTCATTGATATGGAAACGCCGCACCGGGTCCGCGTCCAGGGGACAGCGTCGGTCAGTAAAGACCCGGATCTGATGAAGCGCTTTCCTGGTTCAAACATGGTGGTTGAAGTGGAGGTGACATCAGCTTTCATCAACTGTGCCCGCTATATCCACAAACATAAACGTCTTGAAACCTCTAAATACGTGCCCGATGAAGATGGCGCTCAACCATTCCCATCCTGGAAGAGAATTGACCTACTGCAAGACGCACTACCCGGAAAAGACGTTGGTGGGGCAGAGGGCGCAGGCGGACTGATCACCATTGAGCAATATCAGGAAGCCTTGGACAAAGGTGAGTCCTAGGCTGGGAACCCAACTCTTATCGGATCTGCGTGCAAACCCTCTCGCAGGCGCGGCTTGAGGGGCGCTTAAAACGAACTGGAGAAGAAGTTTTGGCGCTACGCGAGCTTGTTAACGGATATGCCCAACCAGGAACTGTCATGTGGATTGGCGTGCGTCCGGAACGGCGCGCGCCTCTTCTTCCACTTTCATCCGTCCTTATCAATGAAACCGGCATTGAGGGGGATCATCGGGTGAAGGCAGGCAAGCGGGCTGTGAGTATCATTCAATGGGAACATTTTCCGGTAATCGCATCACTGGCCAACAAAGAAGACGTTACCCCCGAAGAGCTTCGTCGAAACTTTGTGGTGAGCGGAATTAATCTACTGGGACTGCGAAATCGAACTTTTCGTATCGGTGGGGCTGTTCTTAGAGGCACGGGCATCTGCGCGCCCTGTTCTCGCATGGAAGAAAACCTGGGGCCAGGAGGCTACGCAGCGGTGCGTGGACACGGGGGCATCACCGCCGACATCATTTTGCCGGGTGAAGTCTCCCTGCAGGATCAAGTTGAACCGGTGACCTGAATACGGGGTGCCTGACAACAGACGGTTCAAGAGCTTGCTGCTGGATCCTGCTGCAGCTCGAGCGTATTGCCAGCGGGATCTTTGAACCAGATAATCTGATTGGGTCCCTCGCCAAAATGAAGGTGGTCATCTGTCATTTCTTTGACCTCAGCGACGGCGGCATCAATGTCCTCAACAAAAAGAGACAAGTGCGTGTTGTTTGGCATTTCCAGCCCGCCTTCAGCGGGGTCCGTCACAACATGTACAATCGGGCGGTCTTGCCCGAACCAAAAGCCATTCACCAATGTCGCAGCACCTTCACGTTCAATATCGCCAAGTCCGAGAAACGAAGTGTAAAACTCTCTGATCTCATCATGTTTCCCGGCGGCATTTAGGCCAATATGGTTGAATCCTGTGATGCGCATTTTGGTGTCTTCCTTCTGTATTGGGGGAGTCTGCGGGCAAAGCGATATTCGGTGCAACGGGCGCTTAAGCGTCCGTCGTTTGCGGCGAGCCAGGATACATCAGGATCCAGCCGAGGTAGAAGCCGACAACCTGCGGACCATGAAGGTAGTAGGCGCCATTCTCATCAATAGCCCCACCCCATATCTCCGCTAAACCGCCGGTAGACCATCCGAGGAGAGAGGCGATCCAAAAGGGCAGGACAACAATGGACCCAAGCGCGCCGAGGACGAGCCACTCCCGTCTTGTCTGCACACGCAAACTGAGCCGGATCGCCAATGCGGCCAGAACGACACCAAAGATCACTTCCCGGATAAAGTGGTTTTTTACATAGTCAGCGATGAGATCGTTTGAGAGCGAGGTCGGCAGGAAATTGCTGTACGCAAAAAACAGCAGAGCCAGCGCTAGGATAACAATTGCTCGACCAATTTTCTGTCTCATTCCGATCTCCCAGGTTGTTTCAAGAAGCGGCGAGCCCCTTCCACACAATGTCAAACGTGTCGCGAAGAAGCGCTGGTTTAACGTTCTTTTTGTCGCGTGCGGCAGATTTTGCCAGTTGCACAGCTGGCGCCATGAGAACAGCCTGAATGGAAGCAGTTGGTGCTTTTGCGAGCGTGCCGTCCTTTATTGCCTTGGTCATGACGCTTTCAATCTTCTTGATCTTCTTTGCAATGCTCGCTTCGTTCGATGCATCAATCAGGTGGGCAGCCCCAACCGTTTCGGAAAAAAGAAAGTCGTTTGGTCGATCAACAACAAAGTCAAAAAGCGCAAACCACATATTGCGAATTTTGGCCGCGGAGTCGTCGCCGCTATCAGCGGCAGCAAACATGGTCTCAAACCAATCGGTTTTGATGTCCAGATAGGTCTGCTGGATCAGTTCTTCTTTGTTGGCAAAATAGAGATAAATCGTGCCCGCAGACACACCAGCCCGCTTTGCGATCTTTGAGACCGACACGTTGGCCAGCCCTCCTTCGATAACAACAGCGATGACCGCGTCGCGAATGGCTTGCCGTTTTTCTTCGTCTTTTGGTCGCGCCACGATTACCCCTACTCTTGAACGGGGCGGAGTATGACATTTTGAGGCCAAAGACCAAAATTTCTTGGAAAACAGCCTAAATCATTGAAAAACGGCGAGAGGCATCCACTAAGGCTGCGGCTGTTTCCTTTGGCGCCAGGGCAGGGTGAAGGTGAGTTCCCGTTAGACGGATCACGGGCCAACCCAGTTCTTCTGCGCGCCTGGCTTCGTCATGAAAGACTGGCGAGGTTTGGATGAAGCCCCGCTTGGCACATGACCAATCTGGCATCTCGAAGGAATCATCAAACCAAGCAAGAGGCAGGCGAGGGAGCTCAGCCAGGAAGGTTGTTTTGAGACCAGGCGATATGGGCGCCTCCGCGAGAAGGTCTCCTTCCCACCAGTCTGTCCAGATCGGCAGCAACCCATCTGTGATTGGCAGAGATCGAACGAATTTGAGAAAGGCTGGTTCAACAGGAGGTGTCACGCCGCGTTCTGGGGGCATCATTGCATCGAGGCAGATAAAGCTTTTCGCGTTAAGGGTGCCTGCGAGAAACGCTGCCAATAAACCGCCGGCACTGTGACCAACCAGGATCGGATCTTCCAGTTCGGGCAGAGTGTCAAGCAGTCGAAGCGGCCATTCGCACCATCTTGTATGACTTGCCGGTGCATTGGGCGTTGGGACATAGGTTACAAATCCCAAGGCGCTCAAGGCGTCAGCGGTGGGAACGAGGGACGATGGCCCAACAAGCGGG is a window from the Rhodobiaceae bacterium genome containing:
- a CDS encoding alpha/beta hydrolase family protein; the protein is MPQFVLIHSPLVGPSSLVPTADALSALGFVTYVPTPNAPASHTRWCEWPLRLLDTLPELEDPILVGHSAGGLLAAFLAGTLNAKSFICLDAMMPPERGVTPPVEPAFLKFVRSLPITDGLLPIWTDWWEGDLLAEAPISPGLKTTFLAELPRLPLAWFDDSFEMPDWSCAKRGFIQTSPVFHDEARRAEELGWPVIRLTGTHLHPALAPKETAAALVDASRRFSMI
- a CDS encoding phosphotransferase enzyme family protein, with translation MSAQEKSRDLPGYKVDLVEDWVRENVSGLTPPFEWVQLQGGHSNLTYRLKDVNGHEAVIRRPPEGELLPKAHDMGREWSVISALDPTPVPVASPLGFCEDKSVTGALFYLMSWVDGHSLHAAPHAEEHLPEASRTKAAQSLIDVQVALHSLDPEEIGLGGLGKHDGYVARQLKAWYRSWTASAADSKLEDQRAHDLEAFLTANIPDQGAPRVVHGDYGMHNVLFGADHTVAAVIDWEICTLGDPIADFAYTLNQFTDPSDLEPPPPEAVSALPGFPTRTELAARYAEKSGRDLSLLDYYIAFNHWKTACIVQGVVARYRAGQKSTEGINLDLLDDRVLRSLARATEAVGRLKATS
- the betA gene encoding oxygen-dependent choline dehydrogenase, whose product is MADKTFDYIIVGAGSAGCVLANRLTACGKHSVLLLEAGGSDKNILVQMPTALSYPMASKTYNWGYDSEPEPAVNNRKITSPRGKGLGGTSTINGMVYVRGHACDFDEWEEQGAPGWRYADCLPYFKRAESWQGGEDVYRGGEGPLGVTGGNNMAGNPLYQAFIDAGVEAGYPRTDDYNGLRQEGFGPMHMTVRGGVRESTSRAYLRPVMKRPNLTVMSNALVGNVLFEGKRAVGVAARRNGRDLTLRAGKEVILSAGSFASPTILQRSGIGPADVLKKAGVTPVHALSGVGQNLQDHTEVYFQFHCKLPVSLNSKLNLFSKFLIGARWFFFKNGLGATNHFESCAFIRSEAGLKSPDIQYHFLPAAMRYDGTSSVDGHGFQVHVGPNKPKSRGRVAISSSDPEAAPKLLFNYLQHEADVATWRRCIRLTREIIDQPAMDIYRGAEIQPGLDVSSDDEIDTWVRTNLESAYHPCGTAKMGQPEDQSAVVDTECRVFGIDGLRVVDASVFPTLPNGNINAPTIMVAEKAADMILEKKSLPPSDAPVWFSEDWQTRQRERAPLR
- a CDS encoding pyridoxamine 5'-phosphate oxidase, with protein sequence MADPKEFYSDAQRKLQAEQDSTNLAEAMAATIVFDELQEDHSDFIASRDYFFLSSVNADGEPTVSYKGGPVGLVQVLSPKKLAFPSFDGNGMFYSMGNVAEAGKIGMLFIDMETPHRVRVQGTASVSKDPDLMKRFPGSNMVVEVEVTSAFINCARYIHKHKRLETSKYVPDEDGAQPFPSWKRIDLLQDALPGKDVGGAEGAGGLITIEQYQEALDKGES
- the carC gene encoding caffeyl-CoA reductase-Etf complex subunit CarC, whose protein sequence is MIDFEIPEDAKIIRETVRKFVRDHCIPAEEGLTAETFDEKLAALRVKAREEGLWCPFIPEEHGGMGLKPLANALVQMELGESILGALSMNTQGPDDATMLTLLTHGTDHQKEKFLKPLLNGEKRICYSMTEKAAGADATGMQTSAVADGDNFVLNGEKWFSSSADVADIAVVMAKTNPEAPRHRQFTTFIVELPNPGYNIIRNIPTMHGESPLMEKVGATHSEIEIKDLVVPKENVLGGLGGGFEMGQHRLAYGRLRHGMHNVARAQRALDLAAKHVTSRDTFGSRLADRQGVQWMLAECASELYMARLMLLHIAYKAEKGMDLRQENSIAKVFLAHMVHKVVDTALQLHGALGYSHDTPLAAWYTAIRSQRLVDGPDEVHKWRVGKNVIRAYEQFGTTASAAGGDLL
- a CDS encoding putative HTH-type transcriptional regulator, which encodes MARPKDEEKRQAIRDAVIAVVIEGGLANVSVSKIAKRAGVSAGTIYLYFANKEELIQQTYLDIKTDWFETMFAAADSGDDSAAKIRNMWFALFDFVVDRPNDFLFSETVGAAHLIDASNEASIAKKIKKIESVMTKAIKDGTLAKAPTASIQAVLMAPAVQLAKSAARDKKNVKPALLRDTFDIVWKGLAAS